One Miscanthus floridulus cultivar M001 unplaced genomic scaffold, ASM1932011v1 fs_308_2_3, whole genome shotgun sequence DNA window includes the following coding sequences:
- the LOC136531247 gene encoding cytochrome P450 CYP72A616-like, which produces MVLGALASAVALMHWSLLIYGLLGALLLWKAAWLLEQLWWEPRRLERALRAQGLRGTSYRFLTGDLKEYRRFNKEAASRPLPLRCHDIAGHVSPFVYGAVREHGKTCFSWFGPIPRVTVTDPDLARDVMSNKFGHFEKPKFQAFSKLLADGVANYEGEKWVKHRRILNPAFHLEKIKVMLPAFSACCEELVSRWAQSLGSDGSCELDVDPELQILTGDVISRTAFGSSYLEGRKIFQLQAEQAERLMSIVEKFAVPGYMSLPTKNNRRMRQIKNEVESILRGLIGKRMQAMKEGESAKDDLLGLLLESNMRETGENGQSSQGMTIEDVMEECKLFYFAGMETTSVLLTWTMILLSMHPEWQDRAREEVLALFGNKNQPGYDGLSRLKTVTMILYEVLRLYPPAIAFSRKTYKEMVIGDVTYPAGVIVELPVMFIHHDADIWGSDVHEFRPERFAEGIAKASKDRLAFFPFGWGPRICIGQNFALLEAKMALSMILQRFQFELAPTYIHAPRQVIMLRPMHGAQIRLRAI; this is translated from the exons ATGGTTCTTGGAGCGTTGGCGAGTGCAGTcgccttgatgcactggagcctcCTCATCTACGGTCTCCTGGGCGCTCTGCTCCTGTGGAAGGCCGCCTGGCTGCTCGAGCAGCTGTGGTGGGAGCCGCGGCGGCTCGAGCGGGCGCTGCGCGCGCAGGGCCTTCGGGGCACGTCGTACCGCTTCCTCACCGGTGACCTCAAGGAGTACCGCCGGTTCAACAAGGAGGCCGCGTCCAGGCCCTTGCCGCTGCGGTGCCACGACATCGCCGGCCATGTCTCGCCGTTTGTCTACGGCGCCGTCCGAGAACACGGCAAGACGTGCTTCTCGTGGTTCGGCCCGATCCCCAGAGTGACCGTCACCGACCCGGACCTGGCAAGGGACGTGATGTCGAACAAGTTCGGCCACTTCGAGAAGCCCAAGTTCCAGGCGTTTTCCAAGCTGCTCGCCGATGGAGTAGCCAACTACGAGGGCGAGAAGTGGGTCAAGCACAGGAGGATCCTCAACCCTGCGTTTCACCTCGAGAAGATCAAG GTCATGCTGCCGGCGTTTTCTGCGTGCTGTGAAGAGCTTGTCAGCCGATGGGCGCAGTCACTTGGCTCTGACGGCTCGTGCGAGCTGGACGTCGACCCGGAGCTTCAGATCCTCACCGGAGATGTCATCTCCCGCACCGCATTCGGCAGCAGCTACCTTGAAGGAAGAAAGATTTTCCAGCTACAGGCCGAACAAGCAGAGCGCCTCATGTCCATCGTGGAGAAGTTTGCCGTTCCTGGATACAT GTCCTTGCCTACCAAAAACAATCGAAGGATGCGCCAAATTAAAAACGAGGTCGAGTCAATTCTTCGGGGTCTAATTGGTAAAAGAATGCAAGCTATGAAAGAAGGTGAAAGCGCCAAAGATGACTTACTGGGCTTACTGCTGGAGTCAAACATGAGAGAGACAGGCGAGAACGGCCAGTCCAGCCAAGGAATGACGATTGAAGATGTCATGGAGGAGTGTAAGCTGTTCTACTTTGCAGGAATGGAGACGACATCAGTGCTGCTTACATGGACAATGATCCTACTAAGCATGCACCCAGAATGGCAGGACCGTGCAAGGGAGGAAGTCCTTGCCCTGTTTGGGAATAAGAACCAACCGGGATACGACGGCCTCAGTCGCCTCAAAACA GTGACCATGATTCTCTACGAGGTTCTCCGACTGTACCCGCCGGCCATCGCGTTCAGCAGGAAAACGTACAAGGAGATGGTGATCGGAGATGTCACATACCCTGCCGGCGTGATCGTGGAGCTCCCCGTGATGTTCATCCACCACGACGCCGACATCTGGGGAAGTGATGTGCACGAGTTCAGGCCAGAGAGGTTTGCCGAGGGGATCGCCAAGGCGTCCAAGGATCGGCTAGCGTTCTTCCCGTTCGGCTGGGGGCCGCGGATTTGCATCGGCCAGAACTTTGCTCTTCTAGAGGCTAAGATGGCGCTGAGCATGATCCTTCAGCGCTTTCAGTTTGAGCTCGCGCCGACGTATATTCATGCTCCGCGCCAAGTTATAATGCTGCGTCCGATGCATGGTGCCCAGATCAGGCTAAGAGCAATATGA